A stretch of the Theileria equi strain WA chromosome 1, complete sequence genome encodes the following:
- a CDS encoding signal peptide-containing protein (encoded by transcript BEWA_020610A) encodes MRVLAVLWTVCLVRFCSAACWSCFGGSKTDKDKIPSDKHTPSASKVDSTLFDVSESNSDGVPLLTCTPKPNIVVTEFKYGDETIWSGNKSVLFLSALIYFDEDKPYIVTLQYWDKDKYHTLFLHYNGDEWEDNQEEYAKKLNILKGVPPPATQSTGKTSVLDLLNPDVESVHVGGGDEDGLAKRVFTPNSGHHISSVVDSGATLWKAKRDGEKCTLVESYSKGESMLAYLKLESATGLDLKYLERVNGEWKEVTITEFYHRLEEMRKKKEKSINKDMEKHLQRAKKRLEENKKVTTKSPTPITLDLSNPDDSKVNVYKEEDEGVKFEDYSPKEGHHISSVVDAGKELWKAEAGQKCFLTKSYTKDDISFLVIVINGSDYGLDLRYFEKTGGAWRPIEKDDFLKKLNGMSGHNPTTPIALDLTDPDESKINMDIKDSNGVSYRGFMPKPGSKITSVMDNGALVWRASGDEKCTGGNIYGKGGSLLLDVSTIGEDKFNVKYFEKKTNGQWISIALDDFLNKFDEMSEPRLSSSNPSSSHPSKASK; translated from the exons ATGAGGGTGCTGGCAGTACTATGGACGGTATGTTTGGTAAGATTCTGCAGCGCAGCATGTTGGTCTTGCTTTGGAGGAAGTAAAACGgataaagacaaaattccATCTGACAAACATACTCCCTCGGCTTCCAAGGTCGATTCTACTCTATTTGATGTGAGTGAATCTAACTCTGACGGAGTGCCACTTTTGACATGCACGCCAAAGCCTAATATTGTAGTCACAGAATTCAAGTATGGTGACGAAACCATATGGAGCGGAAACAAAAGCGTACTGTTCTTATCGGCTCTAATCTACTTTGATGAAGACAAGCCATATATTGTAACATTGCAGTATTGGGACAAGGACAAGTATCACACACTCTTCCTCCACTATAACGGTGATGAATGGGAAGATAACCAGGAAGAATATGCAAAGAAGCTTAACATATTGAAGGGAGTTCCTCCTCCAGCTACTCAATCAACTGGAAAGACTAGTGTCCTTGACCTCTTGAATCCAGATGTAGAATCAGTACATGTTGGTGGTGGCGATGAGGACGGACTGGCTAAAAGGGTCTTTACTCCAAATAGTGGTCAtcatatatcctctgttgtAGACTCTGGAGCTACTCTATGGAAGGCTAAAAGAGATGGTGAGAAGTGTactcttgtagaatcttATAGCAAGGGGGAGTCAATGCTGGCTTATTTAAAGCTTGAGAGTGCCACTGGACTAGATTTAAAGTATCTTGAAAGAgtaaatggagaatggaaggaagtCACTATTACAGAGTTTTACCACAGGCTGGAAGAGatgagaaagaagaaagagaaatCCATAAATAAAGATATGGAAAAACATTTGCAACGTGCCAAGAAGAGGCTAGAGGAGA ATAAAAAAGTTACCACTAAATCTCCTACTCCCATTACCCTTGATCTTTCTAATCCTGATGACTCTAAGGTGAATGTATATAAAGAGGAGGATGAGGGAGTAAAGTTTGAAGATTATAGTCCAAAGGAAGGTCAtcatatatcctctgtGGTTGATGCTGGCAAGGAGTTATGGAAGGCTGAAGCTGGTCAAAAGTGTTTCCTTACCAAATCCTACACAAAAGATGATATATCGTTCCTTGTCATAGTTATTAATGGCAGTGACTATGGATTAGATTTAAggtactttgaaaagactgGTGGAGCATGGAGACCCATTGAGAAGGATGATTTTTTAAAGAAACtcaatggaatgagtggACATAATCCTACTACTCCTATAGCCTTAGACCTTACCGATCCTGATGAGTCCAAGATAAATATGGACATAAAAGATAGCAATGGAGTAAGTTACAGAGGATTTATGCCAAAGCCTGGTTCTAAAATAACCTCAGTTATGGATAATGGAGCTCTGGTTTGGAGAGCatctggagatgaaaagtgtaCAGGAGGGAATATCTATGGAAAGGGTGGCTCCTTACTTCTAGATGTTAGTACTATAGGTGAAGACAAATTCAATGtcaagtactttgagaagaagaCTAATGGACAATGGATATCTATTGCACTGGATGACTTTTTAAATAAGTTTGATGAAATGAGTGAACCTAGATTATCATCCTCTAACCCTTCTTCTTCACATCCATCTAAGGCTTCTAAATAG
- a CDS encoding hypothetical protein (encoded by transcript BEWA_020620A), which yields MTTHTCTTGLSADIDIGQRKSGGSYEDSCQNTINIRKVDNRPTAGYKRYTHTLTGGNSVAGIYYNKEKQNGIDLSGGEYKKNVTIYYLDYDATNALPLIVGLERTYSDNYYYYKKTDYLTSDRWKDEYGVNKESELSSKLTSITSQLKLKQLVVLNTSQTQGSYFANGENNAPPANLTTQIQVTESSTEHQIYKKYKHTPSPGISVMRLLYTKDANNNNIPFESPVYRTSCSEAYVYYWNGATRSSNPLLLELKSNPSSTYYTVHKTGRTDNKWRLESSIETSNIKDKLDEQNCTRNNAHIMDISKASKSGYTCPCCKSKQIGLSIHGEKYFYYYHNIYGGFFSRLKNGGTEQTGIKFPKGTTRVYVYHYPKGSEGIPLLIHFLNKWYQRESLESSSWNDVKVDPPTSPFKKDKILKLLEAKLPAVAVNVWEGNDLKTGGQHSEYDDPSGSKQIKVTRDDVESEEEGTGYTSFTHCVQGKPNFIVKEVKYGSSSLQGIDPSSILKTVTAYYSGRSEFKLDNLLMIELVKRNGPNNYAYYSRKNGGSTWRVDREQANKLGNSELTQKLKNLKEELDKPSSPSGLQGLNGAGGPQAPDRGEKNIFQKALNFIESHPAEIGGVGGTIGTGILGFGTWKLWPKIMSCLITKTL from the coding sequence ATGACAACCCATACCTGTACCACTGGACTATCGGCTGATATAGACATTGGTCAGAGAAAATCCGGTGGAAGCTATGAGGATAGTTGTCAGAATACCATAAACATCCGTAAGGTTGATAATAGACCCACTGCTGGCTACAAGAGATACACTCACACACTTACCGGAGGGAATTCGGTTGCtggaatatattacaataaagaaaaacaaaatggTATAGACCTATCTGGTggtgaatataaaaaaaATGTAACCATATACTATCTAGACTATGATGCCACTAACGCACTTCCCCTAATAGTGGGACTTGAAAGGACCTATAGTGATAACTATTACTACTATAAAAAGACAGATTATTTAACTTCCGATCGATGGAAAGATGAATACGGAGTTAACAAAGAAAGTGAACTCTCTTCAAAACTTACATCCATCACTAGTCAGCTAAAACTAAAACAACTTGTTGTACTAAATACTAGTCAAACTCAAGGAAGTTACTTTGCCaatggagaaaataatgCACCACCAGCAAATCTAACTACTCAAATTCAAGTCACCGAGTCTTCCACAGAACATCAAATctataaaaagtacaagCACACTCCCTCCCCAGGAATATCCGTTATGAGACTCCTTTATACAAAAGATGCTAATAACAATAACATTCCATTTGAGTCACCTGTATATAGAACGAGCTGTAGTGAGGCTTAtgtatactactggaacGGAGCTACTCGTAGTTCTAATCCCCTATTACTTGAGTTAAAGTCGAATCCATCTTCCACATATTACACAGTACATAAAACTGGAAGAACTGACAACAAATGGAGGCTTGAATCTAGTATAGAGACTAGTAACATTAAGGACAAACTGGATGAACAGAACTGTACTAGAAACAATGCTCACATTATGGACATTTCAAAGGCAAGCAAATCTGGTTACACCTGCCCCTGTTGTAAGTCTAAGCAGATTGGACTTTCCATCCatggtgaaaaatatttctaCTACTATCATAATATTTATGGTGGTTTTTTCTCCAGATtaaagaatggaggaaCGGAGCAAACTGGAATTAAGTTTCCAAAGGGTACCACTCGAGTGTATGTTTATCACTATCCAAAAGGATCTGAAGGAATTCCACTTCTCATTCACTTCTTAAATAAATGGTACCAAAGGGAATCTCTAGAATCTAGTAGCTGGAACGATGTCAAAGTTGACCCACCGACATCTCCATTTAAGAAGGACAAGATATTAAAGCTTCTAGAGGCTAAATTGCCAGCTGTTGCCGTAAACGTCTGGGAGGGAAATGATCTTAAGACAGGTGGACAACATAGTGAGTATGACGATCCTTCTGGAAGTAAACAAATTAAAGTTACCAGAGATGATGTGgaatctgaggaagaaggCACCGGTTATACTAGTTTTACTCATTGTGTTCAGGGTAAGCCTAATTTTATAGTTAAGGAGGTCAAATACGGTAGTTCCTCTCTACAAGGTATAGATCCGAGTTCCATTCTTAAAACTGTAACAGCCTACTACTCTGGTAGATCTGAGTTTAAACTCGATAACCTTCTCATGATTGAACTAGTGAAAAGGAATGGTCCTAATAATTACGCATATTATAGCAGGAAAAACGGAGGATCTACTTGGAGAGTGGATCGAGAGCAGGCGAACAAACTAGGAAATTCTGAGCTTACTCAAAAGCTTAAGAACTTAAAGGAAGAGCTTGACAAGCCATCTAGTCCCTCTGGACTTCAGGGACTTAATGGTGCCGGTGGACCTCAAGCTCCTGATAGAGGTGAAAAGAACATTTTTCAGAAGGCACTTAATTTCATTGAATCTCACCCTGCTGAAATTGGTGGAGTCGGTGGAACAATAGGAACAGGTATTCTTGGTTTTGGTACATGGAAACTATGGCCCAAAATAATGTCATGTCTAATCACTAAGACACTATAA
- a CDS encoding DnaJ domain containing protein (encoded by transcript BEWA_020600A), with translation MEPILTSVFVFSPVVSFLSSPRRLLSLLFIVASIFYNSSKREINHFELLKVTPYCPIENIKKSFKSVAFSLHPDRNLSSTATTDYSTLVEKYKLLVTPEYHYKYNRFADLVSDDEKSLGSLGIVDLLLISILRNLASVLVTSLVLLLNGEDVLRHPSFIYELFLFFLDAFLRLDNETLPLSNVPILKNYTIFQLITFLKEFKILFVYHSLLFVAKDESLSTVFGFSLLKNNVAIINKLDSLTSKFSDVSMQSRTLDDESKHLNEWKKVMDSSHKQVQNYVSLQCLQDYFQEMFEKLSKQRIGWTEETKSHISEICKKTEKSLEKSVHTPFSLLIIFGVVFFYFLN, from the exons ATGGAGCCGATTTTAACGTCCGTCTTTGTCTTCTCGCCGGTGGTATCGTTTCTATCGAGTCCAA GACGTCTTTTGTCTTTGCTCTTTATAGTCGCGTCAATCTTTTACAATTCATCCAAGAGGGAGATCAACCACTTTGAGTTGCTCAAGGTCACGCCGTACTGTCCCATTGAGAACATTAAAAAGTCGTTCAAGTCAGTGGCATTCTCCCTACACCCT GACCGAAACTTGTCATCTACAGCAACCACAGACTACTCTACTCTGGTCGAAAAGTACAAGCTACTCGTAACACCCGAGTATCACTACAAGTACAATAGATTTGCAGATCTCGTTTCAGATGATGAAA AGTCTCTGGGGAGTTTGGGAATTGTAGACTTACTTTTAATATCCATACTGAGGAATTTAGCCTCGGTGCTTGTTACATCGCTCGTACTGCTTTTAAATGGAGAAGACGTTTTAAGACACCCGTCGTTTATTTATGAActttttctcttctttttggACGCTTTTTTGCGTCTGGATAATGAAACTCTGCCACTCTCAAACGTTCCAATTCTGAAGAATTATACGATATTTCAGCTGATCACG TTTCTAAAAGAATTCAAGATTCTATTCGTCTATCACTCCCTCCTCTTTGTCGCCAAAGATGAAAGTTTGTCCACGGTCTTTGGGTTTTCGCTCTTGAAAAACAATGTTGCCATAATCAACAAACTTGATTCGCTAACGTCAAAGTTTTCGGACGTATCCATGCAGAGTAGGACATTGGATGATGAATCTAAACACCttaatgaatggaaaaaaGTCATGGATTCAAGTCACAAACAGGTTCAAAATTACGTAAGTTTGCAGTGTTTGCAAGATTACTTCCAGGAAATGTTTGAAAAATTGTCCAAACAAAGGATCGGATGGACCGAGGAAACTAAATCGCACATTTCCGAAATATGCAAGAAAACT GAAAAATCGCTGGAAAAGAGTGTACACACTCCGTTTTCTCTTCTCATAATCTTTGGTGTAGTATTCTTTTACTTTTTAAACTGA
- a CDS encoding hypothetical protein (encoded by transcript BEWA_020580A) translates to MDEPDYPKVETELGTLEFDVAEEDDPSTKKEIASPKKQSKLSQNLAELLESENASLQALPRLDQYGIGFTKAEPGMLGNEQQQGTGYIDEKECKKIIAILKSCMGIKDNIDYLKSEDIRRLFLVFDRVFKATKMQLSDVLSKGLYHMLLIANRIRHISSQSKSQGKDIMGTETFGIEKPIPLNKENVNFKLRSSHVVKWDNVKLERLIHGIKVLFHYPTISKPQLQILSKLIYALKTNGHAVLESPTGTGKTAAIISGVLSWLYQSQITNTEDESANSEPKYKVIYLTRTHAQIKQISTTIDQSCFRPQSCTLASRKILCPYYKSFSGEVESGINNQNLNDLDNYGITNKCRALLSSTNKLRLRRRKNKTTCSGRDSIFGENTVSKICPYYANMGCKSYSISTAVRFLTDLKATWDIEDTYGFCHTSNPDFNIGCNCRNPTVKKKRSKPNDISKYFEKKAAITGNEIGCPYYTAKAVSQVANFVICPYQYIIDPHIVVKSHAIVSKVLTLLEISAEYNYCKDEILEVIYDRINYLNRSIGGGEANGFFGSLDNAILIFDEGHNVENSCLEEGSTDIYLSTLDSILNWFFELKTQIEKNELKTLEPNSSNIDYYTTKAKMSLLSSLSRITSFLRAFIDKLNEFVSNHSERKYMKMNENSKETPERKIYKETPERKIYKNENGNPDDSSTSQDTVFKLFHSWDRYDEDDEDGTLDFILLLNLSLLKVYVVYCSMLQISSYGKWLDLAGIHFSAEYRKRAEIFFSILILLCYSPQSYNVCITRNTKNDKLRLNLWLLNPSLIFNEIATHAYSIIIASGTLTPIQALVNSLGPAFATRLNNNILSATQVLSPDQFMVFILTHIPHNEKIKRLECNFKESRDDQFVATVGNTIATLMHSLPGRTILFFPNRNLIVRCLSVWSKNAFEDGKGYKGSPIMIIDKITELKMNIYQETNNASQFTEMLERIKRDDTCLILAVFRSHFSEGINLNLSSILLLGLPFPSIISPQVDVSRRYHKTINNKCFNINYNWYLRETFRAVNQAIGRCIRNKDDRGIVLLLDNRYTLNLQYISSWLHPYTFVYNNANKIVDYVDSNFKFFP, encoded by the coding sequence ATGGATGAACCTGATTACCCAAAAGTAGAAACAGAGCTAGGCACACTCGAATTCGATGTagctgaagaagatgatccATCTACAAAAAAGGAGATCGCTTCGCCAAAGAAGCAATCAAAGCTCTCCCAGAACTTGGCAGAATTACTAGAGTCGGAGAATGCAAGCCTGCAAGCTCTTCCGAGGTTGGATCAATATGGCATTGGATTCACCAAAGCTGAGCCTGGCATGCTTGGTAATGAGCAACAGCAAGGAACAGGCTACATTGACGAGAAGGAGTGTAAGAAGATAATAGCTATTCTTAAATCTTGCATGGGAATTAAAGATAATATCGATTATTTGAAATCCGAAGATATAAGACGTTTGTTCCTTGTTTTTGACAGGGTTTTTAAGGCTACAAAGATGCAACTTAGTGAtgtattatccaaaggttTATATCACATGCTATTAATAGCCAACAGAATACGTCATATTTCGTCCCAGTCAAAATCTCAAGGCAAGGATATAATGGGCACGGAAACTTTTGGGATTGAAAAACCCATACCATTGAATAAAGAGAATGTAAATTTCAAACTCAGGAGCTCCCATGTTGTAAAGTGGGATAATGTTAAACTTGAACGCCTCATTCATGGAATAAAGGTTTTGTTCCACTATCCTACTATAAGTAAACCACAACTGCAAATACTATCAAAGTTAATTTATGCTTTAAAGACCAATGGTCACGCTGTTTTGGAATCTCCTACGGGAACTGGGAAAACGGCTGCGATAATATCGGGTGTACTGTCATGGTTATACCAGTCTCAAATTACAAATACAGAAGATGAATCCGCCAATTCTGAGCCAAAATACAAGGTTATATATCTCACTAGAACACATGCCCAGATAAAGCAGATTTCTACAACCATTGATCAATCTTGTTTTCGTCCACAATCTTGCACCTTGGCATCCAGAAAAATTTTGTGTCCATATTACAAATCGTTTTCGGGTGAAGTTGAAAGTGGTATAAATAATCAAAATCTGAATGACCTAGACAATTATGGCATTACTAACAAGTGCCGCGCGCTACTGTCTAGTACAAACAAGTTGAGGCTaagaaggaggaaaaaTAAAACTACATGCAGCGGTAGAGATAGCATCTTTGGGGAAAACACTGTTTCAAAAATATGTCCATACTACGCTAATATGGGTTGTAAGTCTTACTCAATCTCAACTGCTGTTCGTTTCTTAACAGACTTAAAGGCTACATGGGATATCGAGGATACGTATGGTTTTTGTCATACCAGCAATCCTGATTTTAATATTGGTTGCAATTGCAGAAATCCTACAGTTAAAAAGAAACGATCTAAACCAAACGATATATctaaatactttgaaaagaaggCTGCTATAACTGGAAATGAAATAGGATGCCCATATTATACTGCGAAAGCGGTTTCACAGGTTGCAAACTTTGTAATTTGCCCTTACCAATATATTATTGATCCACATATTGTTGTGAAAAGTCATGCAATAGTTTCTAAAGTTTTAACGCTTTTGGAAATTTCGGCTGAGTACAACTACTGCAAAGATGAGATTCTAGAAGTGATTTACGACAGGATAAATTATTTGAATCGGTCCATTGGAGGCGGGGAAGCAAATGGATTTTTTGGGTCATTGGATAACGcaattttaatttttgaTGAGGGACACAATGTTGAAAATTCGTGCTTAGAAGAGGGATCTACAGATATTTATCTTTCAACATTAGACTCCATTTTAAATTGGTTTTTTGAACTGAAGACTCAAATAGAGAAAAACGAACTTAAAACTCTAGAACCAAATTCTTCCAACATTGATTATTATACCACAAAGGCAAAAATGTCgttattatcatcattatctCGAATTACTTCCTTCTTGCGCGCATTCATCGACAAGCTGAATGAGTTTGTTTCTAATCACAGTGAAAGAAAATAcatgaagatgaatgaaAATTCTAAAGAAACGCCAGAACgcaaaatttacaaggaaACTCCGGAACgtaaaatatacaagaatgagaatggaAACCCGGATGATAGTTCTACATCACAGGATACGGTGTTTAAATTATTTCATAGCTGGGATAGGTatgatgaggatgatgaagatggtacCCTTGATTTTATTTTACTCCTTAATTTGAGTTTACTAAAAGTTTATGTCGTATACTGTAGTATGTTACAAATTTCGTCATACGGAAAGTGGTTAGATTTAGCTGgtatacatttttcagCAGAATATAGAAAGAGAGCTGAGATTTTCTTTTCAATTCTCATCTTGCTGTGTTACAGTCCGCAGTCTTATAACGTTTGTATAACGCGGAACACGAAAAATGATAAACTCCGATTAAACCTTTGGTTACTTAATCCGTCTCttatttttaatgaaaTCGCAACTCATGCTTATTCCATAATAATAGCCTCTGGTACCCTTACACCGATCCAGGCCCTGGTAAACAGTCTGGGACCAGCTTTTGCAACAAGGTTGAATAATAACATACTATCAGCCACTCAAGTATTATCCCCGGATCAGTTTATGGTTTTTATACTGACTCATATTCCTCATAATGAAAAAATCAAAAGGCTAGAGtgtaattttaaagaatcCAGGGATGATCAGTTTGTGGCAACTGTTGGAAACACAATAGCTACTTTGATGCATTCGCTGCCTGGACGCActattttattttttccTAATCGCAATCTTATAGTTCGGTGCCTTTCAGTTTGGTCAAAGAATGCATTCGAAGATGGTAAAGGCTATAAAGGCTCGCCCATTATGATAATAGATAAAATCACAGAGCTGAAGATGAACATTTATCAGGAGACTAACAATGCATCGCAATTCACAGAGATGCTAGAAAGAATCAAAAGAGATGATACATGTCTTATTCTAGCTGTCTTTAGAAGTCATTTTTCTGAGGGTATAAACTTGAACCTTTCCTCCATATTGCTTCTAGGTCTCCCGTTTCCTTCTATTATCAGTCCGCAGGTGGATGTTTCTAGGCGCTACCACAAGACCATAAATAACAAGTGCTTTAATATAAACTATAATTGGTATCTGAGAGAAACATTTAGGGCAGTTAATCAAGCAATTGGAAGATGTATTAGAAACAAGGATGATCGCGGAATCGTACTTTTACTAGACAACAGATATACATTGAATCTGCAGTATATTTCATCTTGGCTTCATCCGTATACGTTTGTGTACAATAATGCGAACAAAATAGTTGACTATGTCGACTCGaactttaaattttttCCCTGA
- a CDS encoding hypothetical protein (encoded by transcript BEWA_020590A), which yields MPVQSSSDSSIGSDEKATITEKIAGYKTYVIPIFVLGNAFWGFHIFKRINRMLNLRYSNIIYQIRRPESIKNRFTSFKYLILGGSVLPLSIIGSISLSKRNKGHSDQSVAGILPTTGENTISVIDTTRHNLSNYIFNANKRVELFANAFKDTLVPEKNLKGINEDLKRDIAKLKSRFF from the coding sequence ATGCCAGTCCAAAGTTCATCTGATAGTAGCATAGGAAGTGATGAAAAAGCCACGATAACCGAAAAAATAGCTGGATACAAGACCTACGTCATCCCAATCTTTGTCTTAGGCAACGCGTTTTGGGGGTTTCACATATTCAAACGCATAAATAGGATGCTAAATCTGCGTTATTCCAACATTATCTACCAAATTCGACGACCAGAATCGATAAAAAACAGATTCACGTCCTTCAAATATCTCATACTTGGAGGATCAGTCCTTCCTCTCTCAATTATTGGTTCAATATCGCTCTCTAAGAGGAACAAGGGACACTCAGACCAATCAGTTGCTGGAATTCTGCCTACAACCGGTGAAAATACCATATCCGTTATCGACACTACCAGACATAATTTGTCcaactacatttttaacGCAAACAAAAGGGTTGAATTATTTGCAAATGCATTTAAAGATACACTTGTACCAGAGAAAAATCTAAAGGGCATTAATGAGGATCTGAAACGTGATATAGCTAAACTAAAATCACGGTTTTTTTAG